CGCAATAACTCGGGGTCGGCAATCACCAGCCAGGGATGCTGGCGTGGCTGCTGTGCCAGCATCAGGACCAGATCAGGACCAATGCCGGCAGGTTCGCCGGCAGTGATCACCATAGGGGCCTTCAGCGGGGCTGTCATGCCGTTCTGGAACTCAGTACTTGTAGTCAATGTAGGCCTCTGCCTGAATCTCACGTAGCCAGTTCTGCAGTTCTTCCTCATAGCGACGTTTACGCAGGATGTTGCGAGCTTCAGCTTCCAACATGTTTTTGCTCATGTCCTCCTTGCGGCGTTCCAGTACCTGGATGATATGCCAGCCGAACTCAGTATGAATGGGCTGGCTGACTTCGCCAGGCTGCAGCTGGTTCATGGCCTGCTCAAAGGCGGGTACGGTCTGGCCAGGGTTGACCCAGTTGAGATCGCCACCAGACACCTTCGAGCCCAGATCGTCGGTATACTCCCTGGCCAGCTTGGCAAAGTCTTCTCCATTGCTGATGCGCTGACGCAGGCGATCGGCCAGTGCCTTGGTCTGGGCTTCGTCGCGAATGGCTGACGGGGTGAGCAGAATGTGACGGGCGTGAGTCTGCTCGATCACGGTGTTAGGAGCGCCCTGACGATCGACCAGCTTGACGATATGGAAGCCGCTGGCGCTACGGATCGGTCCGGCAACATCGCCTACCCCCATGGTGGGAACAACATCGGTGAAAATACTCGGAAGCTCAGCAGTGGACTTCCAGCCCATATCACCCCCTTCCAATGCCGTCTGGCTACTGGAATAAGCCAGTGCGAGCTGGTCGAAGTCGGCGCCTTTTCTGGCGTCCTCATATACCTGCCTGGCTTTGGCCTGGGCGTCGTCGATCTGCTTGGGAGAAGGGTTCTCTGGCACCGGGATCAGGATGTGATGCAAGTGAAACTTCAGTGAGCCGAAGGCAGAGTTGGGGTTCTGCATCAGTTGCTTCACTTCTGAGTCAGAAATGTGAATGCGGCTGTTGACGGCCTGCTGCTGCAGCTTCTGGATAGTGATGGTATTGCGCACTTCTTCGCGGAAACCATCAAAAGAGGTACCTTCTGCTTCCAGCGCGTTCTTGAACTGCAGCAAATCCATGTTATTAGCCGCGGCTGTTTTGGTCAGGGCCGCATTCAGCTCGTTATCACTGATGCGGATGCCGCGCTGTTTGGCCAGCGACAACTGCAGGCGCTCCATGGCCAGTTGCTCCAGGACCTGATGACGTAGCTGGTCATAGGGGGGCAACTGTTTATCTTTGAAACGCTGCTGCACCATGCGAATACGGCGATCCAGTTCGCTATTCAGCACGACATCATCATCAACGATGGCCGCGACGCCATCCAGTTGCCGGTCAACGGCGGTTGCAGGTTGAGCTGGCTTGGCTGCCGAGGCGGCCCAGCAGACAGGAGTGATAACGGCTCCGAGCAAAAACAGATGACGGAAATGACGCAGCGCGCTGCGCTTACTTGTTGTTGCTTTCACGTTCTTCGAATCCTGTGATTTCTTCGAGAATGGAAGAGGTATTACTACCGCTGTCACCAAAGCCAGTATTGAAGCCGGCCAGTCCTTTAAGGGTGAACTGCAGGAATACACCGCTTTTACGACGCTCATCATCCTCTGCGTCGCCATCGTACCAGTTGCGCTGCAAGGCGCGCACACGCCAGCAGCAGTTTTCATATTCCACGCCCAGCATGGTTTCCAGTGTACGGCTTTCTTCTATGTCCCGGTTCCAGCGTGCGAGCAGCGAGTACTGGGCACTGATTGGCCAGATGACTGACATATCGGTCTGATACTGGAAGTCATCCCGATCAAAACTGCTGCTTTCCGGGTCATCTTCGTAAAATTTGCGCAGGCGCAGGTTGATGATGTGATCAATGTCGCTCTGATAGCGGAGTGTCACGCCACTGTCGCTCAGTACGCTTTGTTGCGGGCTCCACACTGCGTCTGTCAGCAGTGACAGGCGCTGGTTGATCTGGAACTCGCCACGACCAGCAATCGGTGAGGTTGATGAGGTGAGCGTCTCATCATCTTCCTCAAGCC
This Pokkaliibacter sp. MBI-7 DNA region includes the following protein-coding sequences:
- a CDS encoding peptidylprolyl isomerase, with translation MKATTSKRSALRHFRHLFLLGAVITPVCWAASAAKPAQPATAVDRQLDGVAAIVDDDVVLNSELDRRIRMVQQRFKDKQLPPYDQLRHQVLEQLAMERLQLSLAKQRGIRISDNELNAALTKTAAANNMDLLQFKNALEAEGTSFDGFREEVRNTITIQKLQQQAVNSRIHISDSEVKQLMQNPNSAFGSLKFHLHHILIPVPENPSPKQIDDAQAKARQVYEDARKGADFDQLALAYSSSQTALEGGDMGWKSTAELPSIFTDVVPTMGVGDVAGPIRSASGFHIVKLVDRQGAPNTVIEQTHARHILLTPSAIRDEAQTKALADRLRQRISNGEDFAKLAREYTDDLGSKVSGGDLNWVNPGQTVPAFEQAMNQLQPGEVSQPIHTEFGWHIIQVLERRKEDMSKNMLEAEARNILRKRRYEEELQNWLREIQAEAYIDYKY